A region of the Geomonas subterranea genome:
ACCGCCGCGCAGAGGAACCCCGCCTTCGTGAAGGAGGCCTGCGCCAAGTTCCCCGGCAAGATCGTGGTCGGCATCGACGCCAAGAACGGCATGGTCGCGGTCCAGGGGTGGGCCGAGGTCACCGGCATCACGGCGACCGAACTCGCGCGGCAGTTCGAGGGTGACGGAGTCTCCGCCATCATCTACACCGACATCAGCCGTGACGGCATGATGCAGGGGCCGAACATCGAGGCGACCAAGGCGCTGGCCGAAGCCATCAACATCCCGGTGATCGCCTCCGGCGGCCTCTCGTCGCTCAAGGACATCGAGAACCTGATCGCGATCGAGTCCTCCGGTGTCACCGGCGTGATCACCGGCAAGGCCATCTACTCCGGCGCCATCAACCTCGCCGAAGCCATCGCACTGACCAAGAAGCAGTAGCAGGAGTCTCGGAGGTAGCACCTACCCCCACCCCCTAACCCCCTCCCGCAAGGGGAGGGGGATTATGTTGTCTGGAGTTTTCAGATGCTGACAAAAAGAATCATCCCCTGTCTCGACGTCAAAGGTGGCCGGGTAGTGAAAGGTGTCCAGTTCCTGGGCCTGCGCGATGCGGGCGACCCGGTCGAGATCGCCGAGCTGTACGACCAGCAGGGCGCGGACGAATTAACCTTCCTCGACATCACCGCATCCTCCGACGAGCGCGACATCATCATCGACGTGGTGCGCAGGACCGCCGAGCGCGTCTTCATGCCGCTCACCGTCGGCGGCGGCGTCCGCACCGTCGACGATATCCGGCGGTTGCTGAACGCCGGGGCCGACAAGGTCTCCATCAACACCGCGGCGGTGCATCGCCCCGAGTTCGTTAACGAGGCCGCCGAGCGCTTCGGCTCGCAGTGCACCGTGGTCGCCATCGACGCCCGCTCCCGCGCCACCGGCGGCTGGGAGGTCTACACCCACGGCGGCCGCAACCCGACCGGCATCGACGCTGTCGAGTGGGCGCAGCGCATGGAAGAGCTGGGTGCCGGGGAGATCCTGCTCACCAGCATGGACCGTGACGGCACCAAGGACGGCTACGACCTGCCGCTCACCCGCGCCGTCGTCGACGCGGTCAGCATCCCGGTCATCGCCTCGGGCGGGGTCGGCGGACTTTCGCACCTCTACGACGGCTTCACCCAGGCCGGCGCCAGCGCCTGCCTCGCCGCCTCCATCTTCCACTACCGCGAGTACACCATCGAGGAAGCCAAGACCTATCTCCGCGAGCGCGGCGTGCCGGTAAGGCTGTAACCGCGTAACGAAGCGCCGGCCCTGTAGGGGCGAATAATCATTCGCCCCCCTTTGCCGCCTCACCGTTTCAGTTGGCGGTGGGCGGTGGCCGGGGCCGCTGCGGCTGGGCAAATAGTTATTTGCCCCTACAACGAATGCACGAACCTTCCTCTCCCTGCGGTCGAACCTGTAGGGGCGAATAATCATTCGCCCTTCTCGCTCTCGCCACGAAGAGGATTTCATTCTTCCAGAGGAGTTCACGATGGAAACACCCAAAGACGACATCATCGCCGCTGTCTACCGCGTCATCCAGGAGCGCAAGGCGAACCCGAGCGAAAACTCCTACACCGCGAGCCTCATGGCCAAGGGAATCGACAAGATCCTCAAGAAACTGGGCGAGGAGGCGACCGAGGTCGTCATCGCCGGCAAGGGGGGCAAGCGCGAGGAGATCGTCTA
Encoded here:
- the hisA gene encoding 1-(5-phosphoribosyl)-5-[(5-phosphoribosylamino)methylideneamino]imidazole-4-carboxamide isomerase — protein: MIIIPAIDLKNGCCVRLEQGLMEKDTVFNDDPGAQAAEWQRQGGEILHIVDLDGAFAGEPKNRSAIESIVKSVTIPTQLGGGIRDIATIEAYLSLGIGRVIIGTAAQRNPAFVKEACAKFPGKIVVGIDAKNGMVAVQGWAEVTGITATELARQFEGDGVSAIIYTDISRDGMMQGPNIEATKALAEAINIPVIASGGLSSLKDIENLIAIESSGVTGVITGKAIYSGAINLAEAIALTKKQ
- a CDS encoding phosphoribosyl-ATP diphosphatase, producing the protein METPKDDIIAAVYRVIQERKANPSENSYTASLMAKGIDKILKKLGEEATEVVIAGKGGKREEIVYETADLFFHSLVLLGFYDIDPEEVYAELRRRFGMSGIEEKNSRVG
- the hisF gene encoding imidazole glycerol phosphate synthase subunit HisF; the encoded protein is MLTKRIIPCLDVKGGRVVKGVQFLGLRDAGDPVEIAELYDQQGADELTFLDITASSDERDIIIDVVRRTAERVFMPLTVGGGVRTVDDIRRLLNAGADKVSINTAAVHRPEFVNEAAERFGSQCTVVAIDARSRATGGWEVYTHGGRNPTGIDAVEWAQRMEELGAGEILLTSMDRDGTKDGYDLPLTRAVVDAVSIPVIASGGVGGLSHLYDGFTQAGASACLAASIFHYREYTIEEAKTYLRERGVPVRL